CGTTGTAGAACAGCCGCTCGATACAGTCGCTCTGGAAAAAACAGAGTATCAGGGACTGTATCATGTGCTTGGTGGTGTTATCTCGCCGATTGAAGGTGTTAGTCCAGATCAGTTAAGAATTCGGGAACTAATCATTCGTCTTGAGAGTTCATCCAGAATCAAGGAGCTCATCATCGCGACCAATCCCTCGCTTGAAGGGGAGGCGACTGCCTTGTATTTGCAAAAACTGATAGCCGATCAAGGTCTCAAAAAAATTAAGTTGAGCCGAATTGCTCATGGCTTGCCAGTTGGGGGAGACCTTGAGTATGCTGACGCCGTTACACTCACACGCGC
The DNA window shown above is from Candidatus Berkelbacteria bacterium and carries:
- the recR gene encoding recombination protein RecR; this translates as MNHLPKSIQRVIEELSKLPGIGGKTAGRLAFYLVRQPPSQSERLGQALIELRTQLKFCSNCFNITELDPCSICANARRDQTLLCVVEQPLDTVALEKTEYQGLYHVLGGVISPIEGVSPDQLRIRELIIRLESSSRIKELIIATNPSLEGEATALYLQKLIADQGLKKIKLSRIAHGLPVGGDLEYADAVTLTRAIEGRRSY